The region TCGTGGGTTATCGATTCGTGGCGTGCTCCTGATGAGCCCCTGTGTGTAGGGGTGTTGTGGGTCGTCGAAGAGAACCTGTGCTGTCGCGCGCTCGATGATTTCGCCCGCGTACATCACGTTCACAACGTCACAGACCTCGGCGATAACCGCGAGGTCGTGGGTGATGAGCAGGATCGATGTGTCGAACGCTTCGAGCAGCAAGTCGAGTTCCTCCAGGATCTGGGCCTGGATAGTCACGTCGAGCGCCGTCGTCGGCTCGTCGGCGATGAGCAAATCCGGTTCGCAGGAGAGCGCCATCGCGATCATCGCTCGCTGACGCATCCCCCCGGAGAACTCGTGGGGGAAGTCGTTGGCCCGGCTGTCGGGGTCGGGGATGCCGACCGTCTCCAACATCTCGACAGCCTTTCGCCACGCGACGCTGTTTTTCGCGGCACCGAACAGCTTGCGCTTGATCTCCGCCGGGAGTTGCACCGATTCCCCGACATCCTGATGAAGCCGGACCGTCTCGGCGATCTGTTCCCCGACCGTCAGTGTCGGGTTCAGGCTGTGCATCGGGTCCTGGAACACCATCGAGATCCGGCCGCCTCGGAGGCGCTGCATCTCCGCGTCGGATTTCGCCAGGATGTCCTCGCCGTTGAGGTGGATGCTGCCCTCGGTGATCTCGCCTGGTTCCTCGACGATACGCATGATGCTTGAGGCGAGAACGCTCTTTCCGCTCCCGCTCTCGCCGACGAGCCCGACGACCTGCCCCGACTCGATGGAGAGGTCGACGCCGTCGACGGCTTTGACAGTCCCTTCCTTGGTTCGGAACTGGGTGTGAAGGTCCGCGATTTCGAGCAGCGTCATCGGTCGTCCACCTCTCCCTCACTCACGTCGAACACGTCACGGAGGCCGTCCCCGAACATATTGAACGCGAGGACGGTCACCATAATGGCGAACCCCGGCATGACGCTGATCCACCAGGCACGGCTGATGAACTGTCTACCGTCCGATAGCAACAGCCCCCACGTCGGCGTCGTCGGCTTGACGCCGAGACCGAGGAAGGAGAGTCCCGCTTCGGCGAGAATCGCGAGCGGAATCATCAGCGTAGCCTGGACAATGAGGGGCGCAACGGCGTTCGGAAGGATTTCTTTGGTCATGATACGGTAGTTCGGCATACCGATAACGCGAGCGGCAGTGATGTACTCCTCCTCACGGATGGAGAGCACTTCGCCACGGATGAGCCGAGCGAAGTCGTCGATGTAGGCGATACCGATGGCGATGATCACGTTAGTCACTCCGAGTCCACCGGAGAGGGCAATGATACCGATCCCCAGAATCAACTCGGGGAACGCCCACTGGAAGTCGACGTAGCGCATCAG is a window of halophilic archaeon DL31 DNA encoding:
- a CDS encoding oligopeptide/dipeptide ABC transporter, ATPase subunit (SMART: ATPase, AAA+ type, core~TIGRFAM: Oligopeptide/dipeptide ABC transporter, ATP-binding protein, C-terminal~KEGG: hvo:HVO_2123 putative dipeptides/oligopeptides ABC transporter ATP-binding protein~PFAM: ABC transporter-like; Oligopeptide/dipeptide ABC transporter, C-terminal), with translation MTLLEIADLHTQFRTKEGTVKAVDGVDLSIESGQVVGLVGESGSGKSVLASSIMRIVEEPGEITEGSIHLNGEDILAKSDAEMQRLRGGRISMVFQDPMHSLNPTLTVGEQIAETVRLHQDVGESVQLPAEIKRKLFGAAKNSVAWRKAVEMLETVGIPDPDSRANDFPHEFSGGMRQRAMIAMALSCEPDLLIADEPTTALDVTIQAQILEELDLLLEAFDTSILLITHDLAVIAEVCDVVNVMYAGEIIERATAQVLFDDPQHPYTQGLIRSTPRIDNPRDDLQPIEGTVPDLIDIDYACHFAPRCPEAKEACYEVEPDFRNVGPAGHEAACLRRGPEEDRI
- a CDS encoding ABC-type transporter, integral membrane subunit (PFAM: Binding-protein-dependent transport systems inner membrane component~KEGG: hwa:HQ1484A ABC-type dipeptide/oligopeptide/nickel transport system, permease protein II), whose translation is MSDKPEPGVGPNTPAEPGPSDVPGAPTADEEVESHETMTDRIVRGILNDKMALFGAIVIILFILTAVFAPWVAPQDPEQTFTPMQEPNSYSTGNFDNDEAREKVWHPLGTDSFGHDLLSRLIFGARVSLAVALATVVLAFSVGTTIGLLAGYFGGWIDSVLMRYVDFQWAFPELILGIGIIALSGGLGVTNVIIAIGIAYIDDFARLIRGEVLSIREEEYITAARVIGMPNYRIMTKEILPNAVAPLIVQATLMIPLAILAEAGLSFLGLGVKPTTPTWGLLLSDGRQFISRAWWISVMPGFAIMVTVLAFNMFGDGLRDVFDVSEGEVDDR